From one Nilaparvata lugens isolate BPH chromosome 2, ASM1435652v1, whole genome shotgun sequence genomic stretch:
- the LOC111060250 gene encoding protein VAC14 homolog has protein sequence MSDKDHAPLSPACVRALHEKQYEKRKAAAQEIEKMVKEFVAVNNTTQIRRILKVLGQDFALSQNHNSRKGALIGLAAVAIALGKDTSDYTEALIRPILANFSEQDSRIRYYACESLYNVVKVSRGAVLPHFTEIFSALSRLAADPDQTVKNALELLDRLMKDIVTESATFDLVGFMPLLRERIYTSNTFSRQFLVSWLSVLDAVPDIDLILFLPEILDGLFHILEDPTFEIKKMCDTVLSEFLRSIKQDPSRVDFPAMINILINHSQASDELLQYTAIVWIKEFVQLSKQEMLPYTSGILMAIFPCLSYENDSRKNIKETAKEVNVSLLSLVILETDFTDSSKQKESKLDLESVVDVLTKNLLHTSVQTKVAILQWIYQLYTKLPNRMMDHVESVFPVLLKVLSDSSDHVVQNTLQVIAQIITLPHHSKSGDAGSVNTVEEKDYYFRKFIISLLNQFSCNRVLLEERGSFIIRHLCVILNSERIYCMLAEILLKEENLKFTSTMIEVLSTILLTSSELFELRTKLKEFNTEESCNLFLCLYNPWCHNPIATIALCLLTQNYVHVCDLIRVFASMEITVDLLIEIDKLIQLIESPIFTYVRLELLEVPHNGPLVRALYGLLMLLPQTPAFHTLRHRLDCIPKLQLHAGNSKNSTARREDDRIKFKQVNFDKLLEHFIKVQERHRQKKISTRREELYEKSIKFVEA, from the exons ATGTCTGATAAGGATCATGCTCCTCTGAGCCCCGCTTGTGTGAGAGCATTGCATGAAAAGCAATATGAGAAACGTAAAGCCGCTGCACAAGAAATTGAGAA AATGGTGAAGGAATTCGTTGCCGTTAACAACACTACGCAGATACGAAGAATACTGAAGGTTCTAGGTCAGGACTTTGCATTATCACAAAACCATAATTCTCGAAAAGGCGCCCTAATTGGCTTGGCTGCTGTTGCTATAGCATTGGGAAAG GACACATCAGATTACACAGAAGCCTTGATCCGTCCTATACTTGCCAATTTCAGCGAACAAGACTCGAGGATACGCTACTATGCGTGCGAATCGCTGTACAATGTGGTGAAAGTGTCACGCGGGGCAGTGTTGCCACATTTCACTGAAATATTCAGCGCACTCAGTCGATTGGCTGCCGATCCCGATCAGACTGTTAAAAATGCTCTCGAACTTCTCGATCGTTTGATGAAG gATATTGTGACGGAGAGCGCAACGTTTGACCTGGTGGGATTCATGCCTCTGCTCAGGGAACGCATCTATACAAGCAATACATTTTCTCGGCAGTTCCTGGTGTCATGGCTTTCTGTGTTAGATGCTGTGCCAGATATAGACTTGATTCTCTTCCTTCCAGAAATCCTGGATGGTCTCTTCCATATTCTAGAGGACCCtacttttgaaataaaaaaaat GTGTGATACTGTGTTATCAGAATTTTTACGAAGCATAAAACAAGATCCATCGAGAGTTGATTTTCCAGCGATGATCAATATTCTAATCAACCATTCGCAAGCATCAGATGAACTCTTACAG TACACTGCGATTGTTTGGATCAAAGAATTCGTTCAGTTATCCAAGCAAGAGATGTTACCATACACGTCGGGAATTCTGATGGCAATATTTCCATGCCTTTCCTACGAGAACGACTCAAGAAAAA ATATAAAAGAAACTGCAAAAGAAGTGAACGTTAGTCTTCTATCTCTTGTTATTTTGGAAACAGATTTCACCGACTCATCCAAGCAG aaaGAATCCAAGTTAGACCTAGAATCTGTAGTTGATGTTCTCACTAAAAATCTGCTACACACATCAGTGCAAACCAAGGTTGCAATACTACAGTGGATTTACCAGTTGTACACAAAACTGCCAAACAGG ATGATGGATCACGTGGAATCAGTTTTTCCAGTTCTGTTGAAGGTGCTATCCGATTCTTCAGATCATGTGGTTCAGAACACACTGCAGGTGATTGCGCAAATAATAACACTGCCCCATCACTCCAAATCTGGCGATGCTG GTAGTGTGAATACAGTTGAAGAGAAAGACTACTATTTCAGAAAGTTTATAATTAGCTTATTGAACCAATTCAGCTGTAACAGGGTTTTACTAGAGGAGAGAGGATCCTTCATAATCAG GCATCTCTGTGTTATTCTCAATTCTGAGAGAATCTATTGTATGCTGGCAGAAATATTACTGAAAGAGGAGAATCTGAAATTCACGAGCACCATGATAGAAGTGTTAAGCACCATCCTACTCACATCATCAGAGCTCTTTGAGCTTAGAACAAAACTAAAAGAATTCAATACAGAG GAAAGTTGTAATCTGTTCCTGTGTCTGTACAACCCATGGTGTCACAACCCCATTGCAACGATCGCTCTGTGTCTTCTCACACAGAACTACGTCCATGTCTGCGATCTGATTCGCGTCTT TGCTAGCATGGAGATAACTGTAGACTTGCTGATTGAGATTGATAAACTAATTCAACTAATAGAATCGCCAATATTCACAT ATGTGAGATTGGAGTTATTGGAAGTTCCCCACAACGGACCGCTTGTCAGAGCACTGTATGGCCTTCTCATGCTGTTACCACAGACGCCTGCCTTTCATACGTTGCGCCATCGGCTGGACTGCATTCCCAAATTACAACTTCATGCTGGCAACAG taaaaACTCAACGGCCAGGAGAGAAGATGATCGAATCAAGTTTAAACAAGTGAATTTCGATAAACTTCTTGAACACTTCATTAAAGTGCAGGAGAGACATAGACAGAAGAAAATATCGACAAGGAGAGAAGAGCTGTACGAAAAAAGCATCAAGTTTGTGGAAGCGTGA